The sequence below is a genomic window from Phycisphaerales bacterium AB-hyl4.
GCGTTGCCGAAGGAACCGGAGCCGCGAAGGTCAACGATGGACACCCACGCATCCGGATTACCCAGTCGAAGGGTTGCCCCTTCCGACGCCAGAATGCTGCTGCCCGATTGCCACTCCAGTCGCTGAGAGACTTCCAGCGTTCGGCCGATCAATGTCGTGTTGCCCTGCATTTCCAACTGATTGACCGCCGTAGATCCATCACCGCTCATCGAGCCGCCCTGCCAGGTCAGATACGCGGCCGACAGTGCAGCCGAGCCTGTCAGCAATCCGCCGGTGATCTGTAGCGATGTAGAATCAGACGTCCAGGGGTTGGAATCGCTTTGAATTTCCAGCGTGCCGTCGCTGAGGATGTACTGGCCAGCTTCCAGTGCCGTACCCTCAATCAGGTGATGGCCGCCGGCGAACTCGATCTGGCCGTGTGACTGGGTCGTAAACGTGCCGGTGCTGTGCCCGCCACCGCTGAGCACCAGCGTATTCCTACCGCCCACACTCACATAGCCGGCGTTGTCGAATGCCGCGTCCACGCGGAACTCGTGCGTTGTCGACCCGGTGTAGAACAAGCTTGCCTGCTCCAGCACTTGAACGCGCGCATCCTTGGCGGCGTTCCCGAAGGAGCCGGACCCCTGAAGGTTGACGGACGTCCACCAATCTGGGATGCCTACCCGTAGTGTTGCCCCTTCCGACGCCACGATATTTCCGGAATGCCAGTACATTCCCTCGCGAACCTCCAGCGTTCGGCCGACGAGTGTCATGTCACCGTACACGTCCAGCCACCCGGTCGACGTCGTGCCTTCGCCGCTCATGGTGCCGTTCTGCCAACCCAGATAATTCAGCGACAGCGAGCCTGAACCGGTCAGCGTCGCATCGGCCGCATCGAACCAGAGATCGCTAATGGCCAGATTCTGATTGAGTGTAATCGTGTAAAGGCCGGGCCGATCAACCGTTGCCCGATCATCGGGGTTTACCGGAGCAAGCGGATCGCTTGACCAGTTGGACGGCGACAGCCAGTCACCGTCAGAATTATCCGTCCAGAACGCGTCAATCGACTGCCCGAACACGCTGGATGCAGTCAACAGTGAAACGCCCACAGCCAAGACAGCAGTGCCTCCCCGAGCAGCGTGATTGCGCATCTTCCTCGTCTCCCAAAAATGGATTATTCAATTGTTAAGCCGATTCCCCGGTTCACAGATTACAGAGGGGCCATTGAGATTAGCATGTTGATATGGCTTTGGCTACTACCTATCCATCGCCCGTTTCCAGGCCATCACCTGACCCAGGTGTACCGACTCGTGAAAGATCATCAGGTAGCTCAGCGCTTTGGCGGTAGTGCCGAAGCCCTCCGCCCACCGCTCGAGCCCCGGCGGCTGAGTGAGTCGCTTCGGCGGAGCATCCTGCAAAAGCTGCTCGACTTCCTGATGGACCTGCTCGTACGCCGCCAGCAGCTCAGCCTTGCTCGGGTACCGGGCTGGATCGTCCACGGGCGTGGAGCCGGCGTCGTAGTGCTCGGCATTGGGCTGCTCACCCGGATCGGCCACCGGCTCGCCCCGCACCAGGCTCAAGATCGCAGTGTGGTAGTGGTTCAGGTGCGCCAGCGTCCAAGCCGGATGGTTGACCACCCCGCCCGGCTGATCGGTCATCGCCTCGTCGGGAATATCGGCCAGCAGCTGCCGGGCGAGTTGGCCGTTCTCGCGCCAGCCCAGCAGCAACGTCTCGATCGTCGTGTCCATGGCACGGCTCCTCTCGATCTCCATGGTAATGGCAGTGGCCGAGGAAGCTCGAGCAAGCGAAACCGCTCGCTTTTCTCCGCCTCTGTTGCGTCCTTTTCGCCCGGCGTGCGTCTTCGAGGGTGAAGGCACCGGATGGGCCGATGCCAACTCGATCCTGCTGTTTCCAAGGAGCATCACCATGCTGAATAGCCAGACGATCCGCATGAACAACGCCAGCGAAAACCCGAAATGCGAGTGCAAGTGCGAGGGCGGCACCTGCACCTGCACGTGCACCTGCGATTGCGGATAAGTCGCAGGACATGATGTTGCGTTGCCGATCGGCTCACCAGTCGTGGGCCGATCGGCAGTTTATGCCTATGATTGAACCTGTATGACCACCGAGACGCTCTGGCAGCAATTTCGTGGAGAGTTGGATGCATTCCTCCGCCGGCAGGTGAACAACCCGGCCGATGCGGAGGATCTGCGCCAGCAAGTGTACCTGCAGATGCACCGCCACCTGCAGCAAGGCGAGCCGCCCGAGCACCTGCGCGGCTGGGTCTACCGCATCGCCCGCAACGCGATCGTCGACCACCGTCGGCGACGAGCGGCCCGGCCCGAAGCGCGTGCAGCCGACCTGACGGAAGTGGAACCCAAAGCGAACGAGCCGGAGGCCAACCCGGAGACGGTGCAGAGCCTGGCGAGGTGCCTGCTGCAAATCGTGGAGCAGTTGGAGGAACCGTATCGCTCGGCCCTGCGCTGGAGCGAGTTGGAAGGGCTGACCCAGCAGGCGGCCGCTGAACGGGCCGGCGTCTCGCTCTCGGGCATGAAATCGCGCGTGCAGCGCGGGCGGACAAAGCTGCGTGAGGCGCTGCTGGCCTGCTGTGAGATCGAATTGGACGGGCGCAATCAGCCGATCGACCATCGCTGTCGGCAGCCGGAGTGTGCGTGTTCGTCGACGTGACTGCCTTATTCATGTGCTGAGGTGCAGCGACTGCAACCGCCTTTCGATGAAGCGACGCTCGGGCGTTTGTCGCGTGAGCGTGAGAGCGCGTTCGTAGGAAATGCGGGCTTCGGCCGTTCGGCCCAGCCGGCGGCACAGGTCGGCTCGGGCGGCATGGGCCGGTTGATATTCCTCCAACGCGCCATGGGCCAGGAGGGCGTCGATCAGCGTCAAACCCGCCGCCGGACCATCGCGCATCGCGATTGCCACAGCGCGGTTCAGTTCGATCACGGGCGAAGGGTTTACACGCAACAGCACGGCATATAAATCAACGACCCGGGACCAGTCGGTCGCGGCGGCGGTGGGTGCCTCGGCATGCACGGCCACAATCGCAGCTTGGAGCGTGTACGGGCCAATACGGCCTGAGCTAAACGCCCGCTCCACCAGCGCCGTGCCCTCGGCGATCAGCTTCCGGTCCCACAGCGAGCGATCCTGCTCCTCGAGCAGCACGAGTTCGCCCGCCGGCGAAGTGCGCGCGGCACGGCGTGATTCGTGCAACAGCATCAGCGCCAGCAACCCCATCGCGTCGGGCTCCGGGGGCTCGGGCAGCAGGTCGATCAGCAGACGAGCCAGTCGAATCGCTTCGTTGGAGAGGTCGGGTCGCGTCAGCGTATCACCGGATGACGCGGAATAGCCTTCGTTGAACACCAAATAGATCACACGGAGCACGGCATCCAGCCGGCTGGGTAACTCGTCACGCGCCGGTGTGTCGTAGGGAATGCGCGCATCGCGAATCTTGCGTTTGGCGCGCACGATGCGCTGGGCGATGGTCGGCGCTGTGGTGAGAAACGCGCGGGCGATCTGCTCGGTCGTGAGCCCACACACTTCGCGCAGCGTCAGCGCTATCTGAGCATCGGGCGGCAGCGCGGGGTGGCAGCAGGTGAAGATCAGTCTCAGGCGATCATCGACAACGCCTTCGTCCTCCACGATAGGGGGAGCCTCGGCGGCAGTGCCCAGCCGCTCCGCGAGCTGCGCCAGCGACGCATCAAAGCGAGCACGGCGGCGCAGTGTGTCGATCGCCTTAAAGCGGCCGGTCGAGACGAGCCAGGCCCGCGGATTCGCAGGCACGCCCGCCCACGGCCACTGCTCGACCGCCGCGGCGAAGGCGTCGTGCATCGCCTCCTCGGCGAGGTCGAAGTCGCCCAGCAGACGCACCAGCGTGGCGTACACCCGCCGCGACTGGGCGCGGTAGATGGCGTCCACCTTTTCATGCATTGGTTCTGCGGCATCCCGGTTCATGGCGTCGAGCCCTCGGCTTCACCTGGCCGAACACCATGATGTTACCGCGAGTACTTTGAGCAGGACACCGCGAATATGTTCGGGGGCTACCGCTTCTCAAGCTTCGCGCGCAAACGCTCCTCCTGTTCACGCAGCTCAGGCGTAAACACCTCGTCAAAATCGTCCGCCTCGAAGATCGGCCGAATCTCGATCTCGGAATCGTCAGGCATCGGATTGGGACAACGCTTAACCCAGTCGATCGCCTCCTGCATCGAGTTCACCTGCCAGAGCCAGAAGCCGGCGACGAGTTCCTTCGTCTCGACGAACGGGCCGTCGATGACGGCGCGGTCCTTTCCGGAGAAGCGAACGCGAATACCTTCAGAGCTCGGCTTCAGGCCTTCCCCAGCGGCGAGCAGGATGCCGGCATTGGCCAGCTCTTCATTGAACTTGCCCATCTCGGCAAAAAGTTGTTCGCTCGGCATCTCGCCCGCTTCGGACCTCGGCGTCGCTTTAACCAGAACCATGACTTTCATGCTTTGCTCCTGCCTGTTGAGGTATGTTGGCAAAAATCGGCAAGCCCGGTGCTATCCCGCATACGCTCGCTCCAGCTTGTCAATGTCGAGCTTCTTCATTTGCAGCATGGCCTGCATAGCCCGCTGAGATTTTTCAGGATCGGGGTCCGCCAGCATCTTGAACAGCACCATGGGAATGACCTGCCATGACACATCGAACCTGTCCTTGAGCCAGCCACAGCGTTCCGCTTCCGGAACGGCGGAAAGCTTCTCCCAGTAATAGTCGACTTCGTTCTGCGTCTGGCAGTTGATCTGAAACGAGATGGCCTCGTTGAACTTGAACATTGGGCCTCCGTTGATCGCGCTGAACGGCCGCCCATCGAGTTGAAAGTCGATGGCCAGCACCGATCCCACCACTTGCCCGGAAACTTTGGCCGAGGCTTCGCCCACGCGAGTGACGTGGCCGATGCTGGAATTCTTGAAGACGGAGGTATAGAACGTCGCCGCCTCTTCAGCCTGGCCATCAAACCATAAACAGGGGGTGATCGTTTGAATGTTTTCCATGTTGCTTCTACTTCAGTTGAGTTGAGGAAACATCGCCTGACATAGAAGGGGCAGCCGCTGCCGCGACGGTGGCCCTTGCCATACCGATCATTTACTTGAACAAATCGTCACGGCTGAAGATCGAACATCGCCTTGTTGCTTTCCGGATCGAACGGCGCCGACCAATGCTCATGCACGATGGTCCACTTGCCGTCCGTCTTGCGAAAGCCAATGGTCCCGCGCATCCAGGCTGCCTGTTCCTTGCCGGACTCATCCGGCCCCGGCCCGCATCGGCAAAGCCAGTGGCCGAAGGCGACGTCGCCATTCACCGCGATGCTCGGCTCATGCAGCTCAAAGGTCATCCCTTCCGATGAGCACATGGCGATGCACGCTTCCCAATGCTTCCTGTACGCTTCCACCCCCTTGAATTGAAGGTGCGCGATGGCGTCGAACGCGAGGATGTCCGGCGCGTAGTGCGAGGCGATTCGCTCGGCGTCCACGCTGCGGATGGCTTCCACGTAGCGATCCACCAGTTCGAGAATCTCGGCCTCGGCGGCGGAGGGAGTTGTTGTCGTGCCCATGGGTTGTTTCCTTTCAGCAAGGGTTGTTGATTGTTGCGCCGCGGCCGTGATTCACGAGCCGCAGCAGGATTTCAAGTCATCCCCGTACTCATCGTGACGACGGGGCCAGTTCGGATAGGCGGCGTCGTTCCGGCCTTCGGGCGTGAGGTCGAGATAATGATTCGCATCCAGAAGCATGTCCAGACCACGGGCATAAGTCGAATAGGTGTGGCAGACCTGCCCCGCCGTGTCTTTGAAGAACACACTGACGCCGGGCAGATCCTCGCTTTGATAGCGCGGATCGGTGTCGATCGTCCCGAAGTTGTAGTTCACCGTGCCCCTGGCCAGTTGCTCATGGGTGAAGGAGACATGGAAGTCGTAGTTGAAGTCGCTGCCGAGGGAGGAGGCCCACTCAAAACGCCAGCCCATGCGCCTGCGGTAGGTGAGGAGCTTGTCGATCGGTGCGCGGGAGACAGCCACGATCCGGACATTGTGATGCTGAAGGTGTCTGGCGGGGCCGTCAATGTGCTCCGCCTGGAACGAGCAGCCGGGGCAGGCAGCGTCCCAGTCGGGCGCGTACATGAGATGGTGGACGATGAGCTGGCTGCAACCATCAAACAGTTCGGCGAGTGTCCGCTCACCTTGCTCCGTCTGGAAGAGATAGCGTTTCTCGATTTTCACCCACGGAAGGGCCCGCCGCTCGACAGCGAGCGCATCGCCTTGACGCATGTGCACCTTCTCCTTCACAAGCAGCGCCTTCCGCGCCTCAATCCACGCATCGCGAGAGACAGCCGGGTGTTGTGGCGTGGTGGTTTTGCTCATGGCGCACTCCTGTTCGATTCGGTGTTCGTGTCAGGCTCAGCCTGTTCCTTCACCCCTGTTCTCGCATCGTTTCCGACGCGACGCTTGCTGATGAGCAGCACCGTCGCGCCGCCGGCCGACGCGACGCCGGCGACGACGATCGCGGTGGTGAGGCACATGGGACACATCACGGTGCCTCCGCGGCAGCACCGGCGCTGCGTGGCTGCTGCGTCATAAGCTCCCGCACCGGCCGGACCTCGATGCTCCCGATGCGGGCCGGGGGGATGCGCGAGGCGAGTCGGATGGCTTCGTTGAGATCGCGGGCTTCGATCAGGTAGAAGCCGGCGAGCTGCTCCTTCGTCTCGGCAAAGGGGCCGTCGGTGGTGGAAACGCTGCCGCCGCGAACGCGGATGGTCGTCGCCGTCTCCACCGGTTGGAGTGCCTCCCCGCCGAGGCGATGGCCGCTGGCGCCGATCTCCTCGCTGTAGGCCACACACTCCTCGTCCGGAAATTCATGCATCGCCTTCTCGTCGCCGTAAACCAGGCACACGTATTTCATGGGTTGCTCCTTGAATCGGGGGTGCAATCACCGTGTCCATAAAATGGTCGTTCGGGGGCGACCGGGATCGACAGCGGTTGGCAAAGATTTTTTGGTTTACTGAGGGCGGTCCAGGCATTCGACTGCCGGAAGGCCGTGCCCGGGGAAGGCTTCCTCTGGTCGAAGCCGCCACCCCCGCCACCGCATCAAGTGTCTCGGCCGCCAGGCAATAGCACCGGCGGCTAGACCGTCGGCATCCGCGTGCGGGACCACCGCCACCACCTGGCCCAACATTTGCTTCGCCTGCTCCAGCAGCCTTTTTGTCGCGGTGTCCATCACGAGCTTGAACCGCCGCCTTTGGTGCCGGAAGCGCCCTGTTCGCTGGCGCCGACGAAGACGCTGGAGTCGTAGTAGGTGGCAAAGCGGCGGATGTGTCCGCCGTCGTGCTCGATCACACTCACGCCGTCGTACTCCAGCGGCTGGCCGTTCTGCCGCGTGCCCGAGCCGTGCCATTCGAGCACCGCAAAGCCGTCGCCTTCCTTCACGGAGGTGAACTCGGAGTAAATGGTGTCAAAGGCGCTGCGGTACTGCTGCCAGAACTGTCGGGCGCCCTCCTGGCCCTGCGGCTTGAAGTTGCGGGCGGCGTTGATCAGTTCCGCATCTTCGCTGAACAGGCTCGTCATCGTCTCCATGTCCTGCTGCTGTTCCACACTGTGCAGCGCGTCGATGAAGCGCTGGGTCAGTTCGTCAGCCATGGGAGCATCTCCTGTGTTTATGAGGTATGACAAGAAGCTTTCTCTTGCTTTGCTCTTTACACTTTAGGCAGGGCGTTCCTGTGGCTCTGCTCATTCATGCCCCCAACTTCGCTGCCAGTACCTCCACTGGGAAGACGTGGTGAATGTAACGCGTACTTCTTCCGGCAGGTCAGTAGGCCTTCAAAAATATCCACCGCGGTCATGAATTTCCGCAGCACTCAGACCGGCGTCAACCCATTCCTTGATCTCGCCTTCGTTGCGTTCGATCTGCTCTGCACGCTCGAGCACGCCAACCGCCATTTGACGTGGGATGACCAACGCGCCATCAATATCCGCGAGGATGATGTCGCCTGGCTTGATGATGACATCGCCTACAAACACCGGCGTTTGATACGACACCACTTTGGTATGCGCCAACGCGCCTGTACTGGTCCGATAGCGATACCAGATGGGGAACTTTTGACTGAGAATGTCTTTGGTATCGCGAATGCCGCCGTCTATGATCGCGCCGCGGCAACCAGCCTTGAGACTGGCCTGCGTCATCACACCACCCCAGTGACTGGCACGCATTTGGCCATGGGCGTTCCATACGACAATATGCCCCGGTTTAAGATCGTCAAGCATCTTTACACGCATCTCCAACTCCCCGCCCATGGTCGGGTCCTTCACAGATTTCACGGTGAAAGCCGGCCCGCAAACCACCATCTCATCACGCAACGGCATGATCTCCGGCGGGAGTGCCTGAGAAGGCATGCACATTTCCCGCAACACATCATTCACCGCACCCGAATACAGCTTCTCGAAACGCGCACACAGTTCGCTTTCGGGTATGGATAGCTCGACGCTTTCGATGGTATCACGGCTTTGCTGTAACTTGTCAGTGTTCATTTTCTGGTGCATATTGTCCTTCACTTTCGCGGTCGCACGGTTTAGTGGGATGATCGACCTATGGAAGTTGAGCGCCGCCTGCGACATGCAGGTCAACACCTGTGATATACGCACCGGCATGACTGCATAACAACAGTGCCGCCCCAACGCAGTCATGCGTGCGACCAATGCGACGCATTGGAATCCATTTCTCAATGCGATCATGTGCGTCAGGGTCGGCCAATATCTTCGCGTTACGATCTGTCTCAATGACACCTGGTGCAAGATTGTTTATCGTGACACCGTGTGGCGCGAGTTGCTTTGCGAAGTTTCGCGCAACATGTTCAAGAGCTGCTTTACTCGCTCCATAGGGGAGCATTTCCGAATGCGGCCGCTGTTGCTGTACACTCCCGACAGTGAGGATACGCCCCCATTTTCGCTCGATCATGGCGGGCGAGATCAACTGAATCAACTCAAAAGATGATCGAAAGTTTACGTTGATCTGTTCGTCGAATTCGCCACGGTTCACCTCATAGCAGCTTCTTCGGAATTGCACGGACGCATTGAGCACGAGGATGTCAACTGGCCCAAGTCGACCGGTGACGCTTTCCACAATGCCCTGTGCGGCTTGGGCCTCTTTCAAGTCCGCCCGGACAATCACGCTTCCATGGCCGATCCGGTCAGCAACTTCTTGTGCCTGCTCCGTAGCGCCCACATAGTGAACGGCAACCGTTGCACCACAGTCTCCCAACGCTATGGCTATTGCCCTGCCTATCCCTCGGCTGGCTCCTGTGACCAGCGCAACACGACCACTTAGGTCGTATGCGCGGCGAAGGTCAAACTTATCAGTCATGGCATCTCTCATACGACGTAAATCGTATTTGTTGTCTCAGGCACAGGGGTAACGGATGCCCCTCCAGCATCGGACAGCTAACGTGGCGAGGGCCACGTCCTCTATACATGCTTGGTCTCATGTACTGCATGACTTCCATATGGATTCATTGTCCGCCGACGGTTGGATACCAGTCGGGTCGGCGTGGGCCCTGGTGAAAGCGCGCATATAACCCCCCTGCTCTTCACAATATTTTTTATAGACGGCATAGACTTCCTGCGGCTGTGGCTCAGTCACTATGCGTTCTTTCCAGACGGATCTCTTCTTCAATCCAGTGGTTCATTTCTGTTTACTTGTAGGCCGGCTCATCGCCGAGGCTTGTTCGCGCGATTGATATTGCTCATCTGTAAGAATCTCAATCGTGGGCCCTGGCTCAATCTCTTGCGAGGATGAACGCGATTGTCGACGCAGCGCATCGACTGATTGCTGGAGGCATGGGCTGAAATCCAGCGCCGCTTCGCTCGCCCCAAGGTTGCGGCGATCCAACCAGACAAACGCCACATCCTGCTCCGCTTCGCTCAGCCGGTGGATCTGGATCATCTGGTGTTATGGGAAGACCTTCGGGAGGGACAGCACATCGACGGCTTCGAACTGCTGGATGAGCAAGGCCAGACCCTTGCGGCCGGCCGAACCATCGGCCACAAACGCATCCTGCCGTTCCCGCGCCGGCAGGTGGAGTTGCTGACGCTGCGACTTGAACGCCCCGGCGGCCGGTTGTCACGAGTTGAAGCACATCGCACAGGCCACGAGTCGCTGCCAGTGCGAGGCGTGAAGCTGGATTACCAGAAATGGGCGAAGAAGGCGGACCGGAAAGCCGAAGCCTGATCCGCGGGGCTCGCCCCTCGGCAATCGTTCACGACAGCCGACACCCTATGAGGCGGTGTCCTCGACAGCGATAGACCGCACAGGCGTTAGCACGCTGTGTCAGTGAATCACCGCATCGACGTCGGCTATCACGCCCCGTTTCATTTCACCCGCCTCTTCCGTGTCCACATCGGGATGGCGCCGAAAGGCGCAGGCGAGGTGCCTCGGCTCGACGATCACCGCCGATTGTCCCGCGCGACCCGCGCCAACGCGCCCGGCGTATTCGCTTGCGCAACACTCGGCCAATCACTCGGCAACGCCAACCCCGTCCCCACCGCATCCAGCAACCCCTGCATCCGCAACGCCTCGCCCGCCAACCGACGCTCCACCTCTTCCAACAGCGACCGGTGATACAGTCCCGGAAAGGGATGCCACCGCTCCGCGCGAAACGCCACCGCCTGCCCCCCCTCACCACGCGCCCCCAGCAACGCCGCCAACCACGTCGGCCGCATCATCACCATGTCACACGAACACAACAACAACCAATCGCCACCCCCCTCGCCCACATCACGCAACGCCGCATGCAGCCCCGCCATCGGGCCGCAGCCGGGGTGCACATCCGCAATCGTCCGCAACCCCAGGTCCGCATACGCGTCCGCCTGCCCAGCGATCACCGTTACCGACCGCGACATCGGCTTCAGCTGTCGAGTAAGCCGCACGACCAACGGCTCGCCATCGAGCAAGGCCCGCGCCTTGTCCGAACCGAATCGCCGCGACTGCCCCCCCGCCAACACGTAGGCCGACAACTGCTCATGCCTGCATGCCTCATCGCTCATGACGAACCACCTCGCCTCGGCCGTCGTCCTGCACATCGCCGCGCAACGTTTCGATCGCGTGCGGCAAAATATCGAGCAACGCTTCAAGCATCTCCGTCGCGCCGCGCTGCGAGCCGGGCAGGTTGATAATCAACGTCCGTGCCAGCGTGCCCGCCTCGCCGCGCGACAGGTAGGTACGCGGCGTCTTCTTGTAGCAGCGTCGCCGGGCCAGTTCCAGCAACCCCTCATGCCGACGCTCCAGCACCGCCGCCGTCGCCTCCGGCGTCACGTCGCGCGGCGCGAGCCCCGTTCCCCCCGTCGTCAACACCAGGTCGGGCGCGGGCGCCTCACACGCCCACATGCGCAACTGCGCGCCGATGGCCTCGACCTCATCCGCCACACACGCCGTCGCCACCACGTCCGCCCCAAGCCGCTCGCGCGCCATCGCCACCAGTGCCGGGCCCGACGTGTCCGCGGCCTCGCCACGCGAGCAACGGTCGCTCACCGTCAGCACTGCCACCCGCGCGGGCAGCATTTTCGCGGCATCATGCATCGTCATTCACCTCGCCCTTGCCGCCCTTGTTCGCTTCCGCGTGATACGGCCCGCCGCGTCCGCCGGTCTTCTCCAGCAGGCGGATCGCTTCGATCACCATGCCCTTGTCGATCGCCTTGCCCATGTCGATCACCGTCAGCGCCGCGACGCTCACTGCCGTGAGCGCTTCCATCTCCACACCGG
It includes:
- a CDS encoding DinB family protein; the encoded protein is MDTTIETLLLGWRENGQLARQLLADIPDEAMTDQPGGVVNHPAWTLAHLNHYHTAILSLVRGEPVADPGEQPNAEHYDAGSTPVDDPARYPSKAELLAAYEQVHQEVEQLLQDAPPKRLTQPPGLERWAEGFGTTAKALSYLMIFHESVHLGQVMAWKRAMDR
- a CDS encoding sigma-70 family RNA polymerase sigma factor; this encodes MTTETLWQQFRGELDAFLRRQVNNPADAEDLRQQVYLQMHRHLQQGEPPEHLRGWVYRIARNAIVDHRRRRAARPEARAADLTEVEPKANEPEANPETVQSLARCLLQIVEQLEEPYRSALRWSELEGLTQQAAAERAGVSLSGMKSRVQRGRTKLREALLACCEIELDGRNQPIDHRCRQPECACSST
- a CDS encoding RNA polymerase sigma factor, with product MHEKVDAIYRAQSRRVYATLVRLLGDFDLAEEAMHDAFAAAVEQWPWAGVPANPRAWLVSTGRFKAIDTLRRRARFDASLAQLAERLGTAAEAPPIVEDEGVVDDRLRLIFTCCHPALPPDAQIALTLREVCGLTTEQIARAFLTTAPTIAQRIVRAKRKIRDARIPYDTPARDELPSRLDAVLRVIYLVFNEGYSASSGDTLTRPDLSNEAIRLARLLIDLLPEPPEPDAMGLLALMLLHESRRAARTSPAGELVLLEEQDRSLWDRKLIAEGTALVERAFSSGRIGPYTLQAAIVAVHAEAPTAAATDWSRVVDLYAVLLRVNPSPVIELNRAVAIAMRDGPAAGLTLIDALLAHGALEEYQPAHAARADLCRRLGRTAEARISYERALTLTRQTPERRFIERRLQSLHLST
- a CDS encoding YciI family protein: MKVMVLVKATPRSEAGEMPSEQLFAEMGKFNEELANAGILLAAGEGLKPSSEGIRVRFSGKDRAVIDGPFVETKELVAGFWLWQVNSMQEAIDWVKRCPNPMPDDSEIEIRPIFEADDFDEVFTPELREQEERLRAKLEKR
- a CDS encoding VOC family protein, producing MENIQTITPCLWFDGQAEEAATFYTSVFKNSSIGHVTRVGEASAKVSGQVVGSVLAIDFQLDGRPFSAINGGPMFKFNEAISFQINCQTQNEVDYYWEKLSAVPEAERCGWLKDRFDVSWQVIPMVLFKMLADPDPEKSQRAMQAMLQMKKLDIDKLERAYAG
- a CDS encoding nuclear transport factor 2 family protein codes for the protein MGTTTTPSAAEAEILELVDRYVEAIRSVDAERIASHYAPDILAFDAIAHLQFKGVEAYRKHWEACIAMCSSEGMTFELHEPSIAVNGDVAFGHWLCRCGPGPDESGKEQAAWMRGTIGFRKTDGKWTIVHEHWSAPFDPESNKAMFDLQP
- a CDS encoding DUF899 domain-containing protein codes for the protein MSKTTTPQHPAVSRDAWIEARKALLVKEKVHMRQGDALAVERRALPWVKIEKRYLFQTEQGERTLAELFDGCSQLIVHHLMYAPDWDAACPGCSFQAEHIDGPARHLQHHNVRIVAVSRAPIDKLLTYRRRMGWRFEWASSLGSDFNYDFHVSFTHEQLARGTVNYNFGTIDTDPRYQSEDLPGVSVFFKDTAGQVCHTYSTYARGLDMLLDANHYLDLTPEGRNDAAYPNWPRRHDEYGDDLKSCCGS
- a CDS encoding YciI family protein — its product is MKYVCLVYGDEKAMHEFPDEECVAYSEEIGASGHRLGGEALQPVETATTIRVRGGSVSTTDGPFAETKEQLAGFYLIEARDLNEAIRLASRIPPARIGSIEVRPVRELMTQQPRSAGAAAEAP
- a CDS encoding nuclear transport factor 2 family protein; the protein is MADELTQRFIDALHSVEQQQDMETMTSLFSEDAELINAARNFKPQGQEGARQFWQQYRSAFDTIYSEFTSVKEGDGFAVLEWHGSGTRQNGQPLEYDGVSVIEHDGGHIRRFATYYDSSVFVGASEQGASGTKGGGSSS
- a CDS encoding RraA family protein, which translates into the protein MSQAALNFHRSIIPLNRATAKVKDNMHQKMNTDKLQQSRDTIESVELSIPESELCARFEKLYSGAVNDVLREMCMPSQALPPEIMPLRDEMVVCGPAFTVKSVKDPTMGGELEMRVKMLDDLKPGHIVVWNAHGQMRASHWGGVMTQASLKAGCRGAIIDGGIRDTKDILSQKFPIWYRYRTSTGALAHTKVVSYQTPVFVGDVIIKPGDIILADIDGALVIPRQMAVGVLERAEQIERNEGEIKEWVDAGLSAAEIHDRGGYF
- a CDS encoding SDR family NAD(P)-dependent oxidoreductase translates to MTDKFDLRRAYDLSGRVALVTGASRGIGRAIAIALGDCGATVAVHYVGATEQAQEVADRIGHGSVIVRADLKEAQAAQGIVESVTGRLGPVDILVLNASVQFRRSCYEVNRGEFDEQINVNFRSSFELIQLISPAMIERKWGRILTVGSVQQQRPHSEMLPYGASKAALEHVARNFAKQLAPHGVTINNLAPGVIETDRNAKILADPDAHDRIEKWIPMRRIGRTHDCVGAALLLCSHAGAYITGVDLHVAGGAQLP
- a CDS encoding molybdenum cofactor guanylyltransferase — protein: MSDEACRHEQLSAYVLAGGQSRRFGSDKARALLDGEPLVVRLTRQLKPMSRSVTVIAGQADAYADLGLRTIADVHPGCGPMAGLHAALRDVGEGGGDWLLLCSCDMVMMRPTWLAALLGARGEGGQAVAFRAERWHPFPGLYHRSLLEEVERRLAGEALRMQGLLDAVGTGLALPSDWPSVAQANTPGALARVARDNRR
- a CDS encoding molybdenum cofactor biosynthesis protein B, with product MTMHDAAKMLPARVAVLTVSDRCSRGEAADTSGPALVAMARERLGADVVATACVADEVEAIGAQLRMWACEAPAPDLVLTTGGTGLAPRDVTPEATAAVLERRHEGLLELARRRCYKKTPRTYLSRGEAGTLARTLIINLPGSQRGATEMLEALLDILPHAIETLRGDVQDDGRGEVVRHER